The Nitrospira sp. KM1 genome includes a window with the following:
- the flhF gene encoding flagellar biosynthesis protein FlhF, translating into MHVKVFHAYTMQEAIHAIKAELGPDAVILSTKDVRQRGVITKWFGRQLIEVTAAVDRPSPRSEAARVPPALSGSIQRDVVADPSVVPQSRFEQTLRGLVPDDPAPKLTPSRPAAPPPPGAKSPRPHVGGSLQMSRVRAELRGLHQHLLAAYQEDAIETPGHIPVPMTTLYRDLIGRSLAPQTAALFVQRVYDRLPDDQRQDVHRIRPVMRELTRQEMKDGTPLQTADGERTIVVFFGPAGVGKTTTIAKLATRYRSEGRRTVALMTLDTYRHAAVEQLRGYANTLEIQMETALTKQDAVQSINRLSGADVILIDTGGRNAVDPDLLNEIRWLTTLDYVVETHLVLSATTREEDLLATVRRCGECPVRRLLFTKLDEASGVGSLLTVHQRTGIPFSYFGTGPRVPYDLEVASGSRLADLLLDGTLREEGMAPDRIMRIVSESIGFEPVKMSV; encoded by the coding sequence ATGCACGTCAAGGTGTTTCACGCATACACAATGCAGGAAGCCATTCATGCCATCAAGGCCGAACTCGGTCCCGATGCGGTCATTCTTTCGACAAAGGACGTGCGGCAACGCGGCGTGATCACCAAATGGTTCGGCCGACAGTTGATCGAGGTCACCGCAGCAGTGGACCGTCCCTCGCCTCGATCCGAAGCCGCTCGGGTACCGCCCGCTCTGAGCGGATCGATCCAGCGGGATGTCGTCGCGGATCCTTCCGTGGTTCCTCAGTCGCGCTTCGAACAAACCTTGCGTGGTCTGGTTCCTGACGACCCGGCGCCAAAATTGACGCCGTCACGACCAGCGGCCCCTCCGCCGCCGGGCGCCAAGTCTCCCCGTCCTCATGTGGGAGGGTCTCTGCAGATGAGTCGCGTCAGGGCCGAACTGCGGGGGCTGCATCAACATCTTCTCGCCGCCTATCAGGAAGATGCGATCGAAACGCCCGGGCATATTCCCGTCCCGATGACGACCTTATACCGGGATCTCATCGGCAGAAGCCTTGCGCCTCAGACGGCGGCCTTGTTTGTGCAACGGGTGTACGACCGGCTGCCCGACGATCAACGACAGGACGTGCATCGGATCCGACCGGTGATGCGAGAGCTGACAAGACAGGAGATGAAGGACGGCACTCCATTGCAGACCGCCGACGGCGAGAGAACCATCGTGGTGTTTTTCGGACCCGCGGGTGTCGGCAAGACGACCACGATCGCGAAGTTGGCCACGCGCTACCGATCGGAAGGGCGGCGCACTGTGGCGCTGATGACGCTGGATACCTACCGCCATGCGGCGGTCGAGCAGCTGCGGGGCTATGCGAACACGCTCGAGATCCAAATGGAAACCGCGCTGACCAAACAGGATGCCGTGCAGAGCATCAACCGACTGTCCGGTGCAGACGTCATTTTGATCGACACAGGTGGACGAAACGCCGTGGACCCGGATCTCCTGAATGAAATCCGGTGGCTCACGACGCTCGATTATGTCGTGGAGACCCATCTGGTCCTGTCGGCCACGACGCGGGAGGAGGATCTGCTCGCCACGGTACGCCGATGCGGAGAGTGTCCGGTCCGGCGTCTGCTGTTCACCAAGCTGGATGAAGCGTCGGGAGTGGGCAGTCTTCTGACCGTTCATCAGCGGACCGGGATCCCCTTTTCGTATTTTGGGACGGGCCCGCGCGTTCCGTACGATCTGGAAGTGGCCTCTGGATCCCGTTTGGCCGATCTGTTGCTCGATGGAACTCTTCGCGAGGAAGGCATGGCGCCGGATCGCATCATGAGGATCGTCAGCGAGAGCATCGGGTTCGAGCCTGTGAAGATGTCGGTGTAG
- a CDS encoding flagellar hook-basal body protein: MNRAIYPVLSGALAQERSLQVFSNNIANVNTAGFKQDQQGFRAIMSRRIAGPAPVPGVHSIAHHLVSAPAGMSERVYAAPHTSRTSFETGRTRVTSNPLDIAIQGNGFFEVKTPLGTRYTRNGMFSIDNKRRLITNTGFPVMGTKGEIKIPPGAIQVNAVGGIHVDGQPVGTIKVMEFEEHAMPEKHPDGLFTGGKGKAVATPMLHPGHIEESNVNSLGEMVKMIQGMRSYESAQKMIQTIDRMAEVAIQDVGRVL; encoded by the coding sequence ATGAATCGTGCAATTTACCCCGTACTGTCCGGAGCGCTGGCGCAGGAGCGCAGCCTGCAGGTATTCTCCAACAACATTGCGAATGTCAATACCGCAGGATTCAAGCAGGATCAACAGGGCTTTCGTGCGATCATGTCTCGCCGCATCGCAGGGCCGGCTCCCGTTCCCGGAGTACACAGCATCGCCCATCATCTTGTCTCGGCGCCGGCTGGAATGAGCGAGCGGGTCTATGCCGCCCCGCATACGTCGCGGACCAGCTTCGAAACAGGCCGGACCCGAGTGACGTCCAATCCGCTCGATATCGCGATCCAAGGAAATGGCTTTTTCGAAGTCAAAACTCCGCTGGGAACCCGCTATACCAGAAACGGGATGTTTTCCATCGACAACAAGCGGCGCCTGATCACCAATACCGGTTTTCCCGTGATGGGAACGAAAGGCGAAATCAAGATTCCGCCGGGCGCCATCCAGGTCAACGCGGTAGGAGGCATTCACGTGGACGGACAGCCCGTCGGAACCATCAAAGTAATGGAATTTGAGGAGCATGCCATGCCTGAAAAACATCCTGATGGATTGTTTACAGGCGGCAAGGGAAAAGCCGTGGCGACGCCGATGCTGCATCCGGGCCACATCGAAGAATCCAACGTCAATTCATTGGGCGAAATGGTGAAGATGATTCAGGGGATGCGCTCGTACGAATCGGCGCAAAAAATGATCCAGACGATTGATCGGATGGCGGAAGTAGCCATCCAGGACGTCGGCCGCGTCTTGTGA
- a CDS encoding flagellar basal body L-ring protein FlgH, protein MSISEDTDIRIAMNVLRTFELSIMRRSVVAASIIFLGACSSSPMASTKMIVPPLPPPKTIGSLWQEENGRAYLYEDMRAMRPGDILTIQIVEKHAGTKTANTSAERESTIDNSLTGGGIGYIGIPGIRLGGEATRGLGISSSASNKFGGKGATNRTDTLTGTISAIVSDVLPNGDLRIEGRREVTVNSEKQIMVLSGVVRRVDVNTKNTVLSTAIADAKIEYSGLGVVDDVQRPGWFVRILDWVYPF, encoded by the coding sequence GTGTCGATTTCTGAGGACACGGATATTCGTATTGCCATGAACGTGCTACGCACCTTCGAACTGAGCATCATGAGGCGCTCTGTCGTTGCGGCCTCGATCATATTCCTCGGCGCCTGCTCCTCGAGCCCGATGGCCAGCACCAAGATGATCGTACCGCCTCTTCCTCCGCCGAAGACCATCGGTTCATTGTGGCAGGAAGAAAATGGGCGGGCATACCTGTACGAGGATATGCGGGCGATGCGTCCCGGCGATATCCTCACCATCCAGATCGTGGAAAAGCACGCGGGAACCAAGACCGCCAACACGTCCGCCGAGCGGGAGTCGACCATCGACAACAGTTTGACGGGAGGCGGAATCGGCTACATCGGTATTCCGGGCATCCGACTGGGCGGCGAGGCCACGCGCGGCCTGGGAATCAGCAGCAGCGCGTCCAACAAGTTCGGCGGCAAGGGCGCGACCAACCGGACCGACACATTGACCGGCACCATCTCCGCCATTGTCAGCGACGTGCTGCCGAATGGCGATCTTCGGATCGAAGGGCGTCGAGAGGTCACCGTCAACAGTGAAAAGCAGATCATGGTGCTCAGCGGAGTTGTGCGCCGCGTTGACGTCAACACCAAGAACACTGTGCTATCGACAGCAATCGCCGACGCGAAAATCGAATATTCCGGGCTCGGCGTCGTTGATGATGTGCAGAGGCCCGGTTGGTTTGTCCGGATCCTGGATTGGGTCTATCCGTTCTAA
- a CDS encoding rod-binding protein: protein MDPLISPQVAVDPLGPFAARLEGRTTGQDPASIRKAAQEFEGFFISYLLKTMRETVHAGLLKNEAGQMFHSFYDEELGRRAAQAGGLGLGAMVETYIRQQNAITVPSGLKFSDTPTDTTTGTGETQEPTHLLPTDAHQGRN from the coding sequence ATGGATCCATTGATTTCTCCTCAGGTGGCGGTTGACCCGCTCGGGCCCTTTGCCGCACGGCTAGAGGGTCGAACGACGGGTCAGGATCCGGCGAGCATTCGGAAGGCGGCCCAGGAATTCGAGGGGTTCTTTATTTCCTATCTCTTGAAAACCATGCGGGAGACCGTTCATGCCGGTTTACTCAAGAACGAAGCAGGGCAGATGTTCCACTCCTTTTATGACGAGGAACTCGGTCGGAGGGCCGCTCAGGCAGGAGGATTGGGTCTTGGAGCGATGGTCGAGACCTATATTCGTCAGCAAAATGCCATAACCGTTCCGTCGGGCCTTAAGTTTTCTGACACACCGACCGATACGACTACCGGTACAGGTGAGACCCAGGAGCCAACCCACCTGCTGCCGACCGATGCACATCAGGGGAGGAATTGA
- the flgG gene encoding flagellar basal-body rod protein FlgG, giving the protein MIRAMWTASTGMTAQQLNVDTIAHNLANVNTNSFKRSRAEFSDLLYQISRMPGTSASNIGVFPVGIQIGAGVRPVTVAKEWGQGNMRQTNNDLDLAIDGAGFFQVQRPDGTIMYTRNGSFKRDNVGNLVTGDGDMLNPVITIPSGALKLDIAQDGTVSVLLPGVTQASQVGQIQLTRFDNPSGLVAMGNNLFLDSFSSGPPIQGTGGFSTGFGSIQQGFLESSNVNLAEEMVNMIIAQRSYEINSKTIQASDEMMSIANNLRR; this is encoded by the coding sequence ATGATTCGGGCAATGTGGACGGCTTCAACGGGCATGACGGCGCAGCAATTGAACGTCGATACCATCGCCCACAATCTCGCGAACGTCAACACCAACTCGTTCAAGCGGAGCCGGGCTGAATTTTCGGACCTGCTCTATCAGATCTCACGGATGCCGGGTACGAGCGCCTCGAATATCGGTGTCTTTCCCGTCGGGATACAGATCGGCGCGGGCGTCCGCCCTGTCACGGTGGCCAAAGAGTGGGGACAGGGCAACATGAGGCAGACCAACAATGATTTGGATCTCGCCATCGACGGAGCCGGCTTCTTTCAAGTGCAGCGTCCGGACGGCACGATCATGTACACGCGCAACGGATCGTTCAAGCGCGACAACGTCGGGAATCTGGTGACCGGGGACGGCGACATGCTCAATCCGGTGATCACGATTCCGTCCGGGGCGCTGAAACTCGACATCGCCCAGGATGGCACGGTCTCGGTGCTGCTCCCCGGTGTCACGCAAGCGTCACAAGTCGGCCAGATTCAGCTGACGAGGTTTGACAATCCCTCTGGGCTCGTGGCCATGGGCAACAATCTCTTTCTCGACAGCTTTTCCTCCGGCCCTCCCATTCAGGGGACCGGAGGGTTTTCAACCGGATTCGGCTCCATTCAGCAGGGGTTTCTGGAAAGCTCCAACGTCAATCTGGCTGAAGAGATGGTCAACATGATCATTGCTCAACGCAGCTACGAGATCAATTCGAAAACCATCCAGGCGTCGGATGAAATGATGTCGATCGCCAACAATTTGAGACGGTAA
- the flgA gene encoding flagellar basal body P-ring formation chaperone FlgA, with amino-acid sequence MTGARVSKKCVCVAGIVTAVLVATTVEAKAERIMTPAPVVRAADHPLRSRHMVQPEQLRRAVLRYLEGELSGFVREVQVTLIEPQDPIPTSGGRIDMAVIPGMREEGLGRRMFHVQLSRNGRPLDTVEVLSDVAGFADVVVPSRLIKTDEVIDREDLTVTRVKLLDLKQQFVTDPNEVIGKSAVRPLQSQLPIRLASVKKPYAVRKGDRVTIEAKGRGLSIQTVGITKSGAELGQTVTVTNSDSGKELRAKVIGPGVVRVDF; translated from the coding sequence ATGACAGGAGCACGCGTATCGAAGAAATGTGTCTGTGTCGCGGGGATCGTAACCGCCGTGCTGGTGGCGACGACCGTGGAGGCGAAGGCGGAGCGTATCATGACTCCCGCACCGGTGGTCCGTGCGGCGGATCATCCCCTGCGGAGCCGTCATATGGTTCAGCCTGAACAGTTGCGGCGTGCGGTCCTCAGATACTTGGAGGGAGAATTGTCGGGTTTCGTCAGGGAAGTTCAGGTCACCCTGATCGAACCGCAGGACCCGATCCCGACATCCGGCGGACGTATTGATATGGCGGTGATTCCGGGTATGCGGGAAGAGGGGCTCGGCCGCCGCATGTTTCACGTGCAGTTGTCGCGCAACGGACGTCCTCTGGATACCGTTGAGGTGCTGTCGGATGTCGCCGGCTTTGCCGACGTTGTCGTGCCGTCGCGATTGATCAAGACCGACGAGGTTATCGACAGAGAGGATCTGACCGTCACGCGCGTCAAATTGCTCGATTTGAAACAGCAGTTCGTGACCGATCCCAATGAGGTCATCGGGAAAAGCGCGGTGCGTCCGCTGCAATCGCAGTTGCCCATCCGCCTCGCGTCCGTAAAGAAGCCTTACGCCGTGCGCAAGGGCGACCGGGTCACCATCGAAGCCAAAGGCAGAGGGTTGTCCATTCAAACCGTGGGCATCACCAAATCCGGTGCGGAGTTGGGACAGACCGTCACCGTGACAAATTCTGATTCAGGGAAAGAGCTTCGCGCAAAGGTTATTGGACCCGGAGTCGTCCGTGTCGATTTCTGA
- the flhA gene encoding flagellar biosynthesis protein FlhA gives MPEAAAPTAMTIKHSDVLMSAGVVAVLMVMLLPLPRFLLDLLLSFNITLSIIILLVGLQIRRPLDFSAFPSVLLMVTLLRLSLNIASTRLILLHGNEGVTAAGEVIRAFGNFVVGGNYTVGLVVFTILVIINFVVVTKGAGRVAEVAARFTLDAMPGKQMSIDADLNAGMINEAEARRRRKLIADEADFYGSMDGASKFVRGDAIAAVVIVLVNIVGGLTIGVLQQGMTLSAAAQTYTLLTVGEGLVAQIPALIISTAAGIVVTRAASEADLGSEITRQVLTSSKSLGTAAGILLGLGLIPGLPHLAFLTFGGAVGWMAYDLYRREQQAAMASPVESPAAKAKSEDAVTSVTPLDLMEVQVGYGLISLVEGQHGGSLLDRIKGLRRQFAESMGFVIPPIHIRDNLQLRPNEYAIMLKGVELTKSEILPGHMLAIDPGTAQRGTLQGIPTKEPAFGLPALWVPETTREQAQMSGYTVVDSSSAIATHLSEVIKRHAYELVGRQEVQGLLDEMAKVHPKLVEELIPTVLSLGSVVRILANLLREGVPIRDLRTILEAVADQAQTTKDTDMLTEAARQALSRTITRQYLGPDGTLSIISLDPRLDRTLADQAVPGQNGTTVPIDPTLPQQVLVALKQAAERVATKGHQPVVLCSPGTRRYLRRLTDRVLHSVPVLGLNEVDSTVKLQAIETVRLEPGGA, from the coding sequence ATGCCGGAAGCGGCCGCTCCGACGGCCATGACCATCAAGCATTCCGACGTGCTCATGTCGGCGGGCGTCGTGGCCGTGCTGATGGTCATGCTGCTGCCGCTTCCCCGGTTTTTACTGGACCTCCTGCTGAGCTTCAACATCACGCTGTCGATCATCATTCTGCTGGTGGGTCTCCAGATTAGACGGCCGCTGGATTTTTCGGCGTTCCCCTCCGTCCTTCTCATGGTGACCCTGCTACGGCTGTCGCTCAACATCGCCTCGACGCGGCTGATCCTTCTGCATGGCAATGAAGGCGTCACGGCGGCGGGAGAAGTCATTCGAGCATTCGGAAATTTTGTGGTCGGGGGCAACTATACGGTCGGCCTCGTCGTCTTCACGATCTTGGTCATCATCAATTTCGTGGTGGTGACCAAGGGCGCGGGGCGTGTCGCGGAAGTCGCCGCGCGCTTCACGTTGGATGCCATGCCCGGCAAACAGATGAGCATCGATGCCGATCTGAATGCGGGCATGATCAACGAGGCCGAAGCGCGCCGCCGGCGCAAACTGATCGCGGATGAGGCGGATTTTTACGGGTCCATGGACGGCGCCAGCAAATTCGTCCGAGGAGATGCGATCGCCGCGGTCGTCATCGTTCTGGTGAACATTGTCGGCGGATTGACGATCGGTGTGCTGCAGCAGGGGATGACCCTGTCCGCCGCGGCCCAGACCTATACGCTGCTGACGGTCGGTGAAGGCCTGGTCGCACAGATCCCGGCGCTGATCATCTCGACGGCGGCCGGTATTGTGGTGACGCGCGCCGCTTCCGAGGCCGATCTCGGATCTGAAATCACCAGGCAAGTCCTCACGTCGTCGAAGTCGCTGGGAACGGCAGCCGGAATCTTGCTGGGATTGGGATTGATCCCCGGGCTCCCGCATCTGGCCTTCCTGACATTCGGAGGAGCGGTCGGTTGGATGGCCTACGATCTTTACCGCCGCGAGCAGCAGGCCGCGATGGCTTCGCCGGTCGAATCTCCGGCTGCCAAGGCGAAATCGGAGGATGCGGTGACGTCCGTGACGCCGCTGGATTTGATGGAAGTCCAGGTGGGATACGGACTGATCTCGCTGGTCGAGGGGCAGCATGGTGGATCACTGCTCGATCGCATCAAAGGGCTTCGCAGGCAATTCGCGGAGAGCATGGGATTTGTGATTCCACCCATCCATATTCGGGACAATCTCCAACTGCGACCCAACGAATACGCGATCATGTTGAAAGGGGTCGAGTTGACGAAATCGGAGATTCTTCCGGGACACATGCTGGCCATCGATCCCGGAACCGCGCAGCGCGGCACGCTCCAGGGCATTCCCACCAAAGAACCGGCGTTTGGACTGCCGGCCCTGTGGGTTCCTGAAACCACACGTGAACAGGCTCAGATGTCCGGGTACACGGTGGTGGACTCCAGTTCGGCCATTGCCACGCATCTGTCCGAGGTCATCAAACGCCACGCCTACGAGCTGGTCGGTCGCCAGGAAGTGCAGGGCCTGCTTGATGAAATGGCGAAAGTCCATCCCAAGCTCGTGGAGGAGCTGATCCCCACCGTTTTGTCGCTCGGCAGCGTCGTGCGGATACTGGCCAATCTCCTGCGCGAAGGCGTTCCGATCCGCGACCTTCGAACCATCCTGGAGGCCGTAGCCGACCAAGCACAGACCACGAAGGACACGGACATGTTGACCGAAGCCGCGAGACAGGCCCTGTCGAGGACGATTACCCGGCAGTATCTCGGACCCGACGGAACCTTGTCGATCATCAGCTTGGATCCGCGCTTGGATCGCACGTTGGCCGATCAGGCCGTTCCTGGACAAAATGGGACGACGGTTCCGATCGATCCGACGCTGCCCCAGCAGGTGCTCGTCGCATTGAAACAGGCCGCGGAACGAGTTGCGACGAAGGGCCATCAGCCGGTCGTGCTGTGCTCGCCGGGCACCAGGCGGTATTTGCGCCGGTTGACCGACCGGGTGCTGCATTCCGTGCCCGTGCTCGGATTGAACGAAGTGGACAGCACCGTGAAGTTACAAGCGATTGAAACCGTCCGTCTTGAACCCGGCGGCGCGTAA
- a CDS encoding MinD/ParA family protein yields MSHTVQEYGPEASAAAGQRVPVQVISVTSGKGGVGKTNVVANLGLALAREGKRVVILDADLGLGNLDVLLGLVPQWSIEHVLAGTKRLTDILMEGPAGIKILPASSGTPQLTALNESQLMLLQDELEALVQSYDVLLIDTGAGISSNVTFFASAAHEIIVVVSPEPTSLTDAYALMKVLSRQHRERRFRVLINMVKNQREAAHVFRKLDRAAERFLHLSLDAIGFIPLDDYLPLSVTEQRAVGDLFPKAPSSRAFTQLGSVVSAWERAPLPKGTVQFLWHHLLS; encoded by the coding sequence ATGAGTCATACGGTGCAGGAGTACGGGCCTGAAGCCTCTGCGGCAGCGGGGCAGCGGGTGCCGGTGCAGGTGATCAGCGTGACGAGCGGGAAGGGGGGAGTGGGAAAAACCAACGTCGTGGCGAACCTCGGTCTGGCTCTTGCCCGTGAAGGGAAGCGCGTCGTGATTCTCGACGCCGATCTGGGATTGGGCAATCTGGATGTGTTGTTGGGGCTGGTCCCACAGTGGTCCATCGAACACGTGTTGGCGGGGACGAAACGGTTGACGGATATTCTGATGGAAGGACCCGCAGGCATCAAGATTCTACCGGCAAGTTCGGGAACGCCCCAGCTGACCGCGCTGAACGAATCCCAACTGATGCTGTTGCAGGACGAACTCGAAGCCCTCGTGCAATCGTATGACGTGTTGTTGATCGACACAGGAGCCGGCATCTCGTCCAATGTGACATTCTTCGCGAGCGCCGCCCATGAAATCATCGTCGTGGTGTCGCCGGAGCCGACGTCTCTGACCGATGCGTATGCGCTGATGAAAGTCTTGTCCCGTCAGCACCGCGAACGGCGATTCCGGGTGCTGATCAACATGGTGAAAAACCAACGCGAGGCCGCGCACGTGTTCAGAAAACTGGACCGGGCCGCCGAGCGATTCCTGCACCTTTCGCTCGACGCGATCGGCTTCATTCCGCTCGATGATTACTTGCCGCTGTCGGTGACCGAACAACGGGCGGTAGGAGATCTCTTTCCCAAGGCTCCGTCCAGCCGGGCCTTCACGCAATTGGGGAGCGTGGTCTCCGCATGGGAGCGTGCGCCGCTGCCCAAGGGAACCGTGCAGTTCTTGTGGCACCACTTACTGAGCTGA
- a CDS encoding sigma-70 family RNA polymerase sigma factor — protein MNKTNVRQQTTCVADDEMSRELLIKEFAHVIRAIAHRLAYRLPAYLDAEDLVSVGVIGLMDAMDKYDPTREAKFKTYAEFRIRGAMLDEIRSMDWIPRSVHERIGHLQRTQTELMNRLGRPATDEEVASAMNMSVSDLDDFLSRSRGAVLISLDDLGIQEPDGNKILKMLADDQHPDPLAMIVSERERDSLGKAIQQLPEKERLVLTLYYYEELTMKEIGKVLSVTESRVCQIHTKAVLHLKVTLEALQ, from the coding sequence ATGAACAAAACAAACGTACGACAGCAGACGACGTGCGTCGCGGATGACGAGATGTCCCGCGAACTGTTGATCAAGGAGTTCGCCCATGTCATCAGGGCGATCGCCCACCGGTTGGCCTACCGGCTTCCTGCCTATCTCGACGCCGAGGATCTCGTATCGGTCGGCGTCATCGGTCTGATGGATGCCATGGACAAATACGATCCGACACGGGAGGCCAAATTCAAGACGTACGCGGAGTTCAGGATTCGGGGAGCCATGCTCGATGAGATCCGTTCGATGGACTGGATTCCCCGCTCGGTCCACGAGCGGATTGGTCACCTGCAGCGCACTCAAACGGAGCTGATGAATCGACTCGGCCGTCCGGCGACAGACGAAGAGGTGGCATCGGCCATGAACATGTCGGTGTCGGATCTCGACGATTTTCTCTCCCGCTCTCGCGGCGCGGTGCTGATTAGTCTCGACGATCTGGGCATCCAGGAGCCGGACGGCAACAAGATCCTCAAGATGCTCGCCGACGACCAGCATCCCGATCCGTTGGCCATGATCGTGAGCGAACGGGAACGTGACAGCCTCGGCAAGGCCATTCAGCAATTGCCGGAAAAAGAGCGGCTCGTGCTGACGCTGTACTATTACGAAGAACTCACGATGAAGGAGATCGGTAAAGTATTGAGCGTCACGGAATCACGTGTCTGTCAGATCCATACCAAGGCGGTCTTGCATCTCAAGGTGACGTTGGAGGCTTTGCAATGA
- a CDS encoding flagellar basal body P-ring protein FlgI, with protein sequence MKQPCLSEQFRAVALMVGMLVTGWATSADAVRIKDIGTIEGVRDNQLIGYGLVVGLDRTGDQVIGGQFTIQAMMSMLNKMGINLVIDPIQLLTRNIASVMVTAKLPPFTKPGMSLDVVVSSMANAKSLQGGTLLLTPLKAPNQQVFAVAQGPISIGGFLGGTGGPGGATVSKNHQAAGVVPGGAIVEKELAVNMEQWESVSLLLRQADFTTSIRTAEAIDNAFGRGTAVPVNAGSVKSAVPSSFQGRIVEFIATLEALDVAVDAPAKVVVNERTGTVVLGEHVRISTCAISHGNLTISVKNTLNVSQPPAPLIGSTGGTTTVTPDVQTDVKEQEARLVVVDATVTLGEVVSALNAVGVTPRDLVAILSALKSAGALQAALEII encoded by the coding sequence ATGAAACAACCCTGTCTAAGCGAACAGTTCCGTGCGGTCGCCCTCATGGTCGGGATGCTCGTGACCGGATGGGCCACGTCCGCCGATGCCGTGCGAATCAAGGATATTGGCACGATCGAGGGAGTGCGCGACAACCAGCTGATCGGCTACGGGCTGGTTGTCGGGCTCGACCGGACCGGCGATCAGGTTATCGGCGGCCAGTTCACGATCCAAGCCATGATGTCCATGTTGAATAAGATGGGAATCAACTTGGTGATCGATCCCATTCAATTGCTGACCCGCAATATCGCGTCGGTGATGGTAACCGCCAAGCTGCCCCCGTTCACCAAGCCCGGTATGTCGCTCGATGTCGTCGTGTCCTCGATGGCCAACGCGAAGAGCCTGCAAGGCGGCACCCTGTTATTGACACCCCTGAAGGCGCCGAATCAACAGGTATTTGCAGTCGCCCAGGGACCGATCTCCATCGGAGGATTTCTTGGTGGAACCGGCGGACCCGGTGGGGCAACGGTGAGCAAGAATCATCAGGCAGCAGGAGTGGTCCCCGGAGGCGCCATTGTGGAAAAGGAATTGGCGGTGAATATGGAGCAGTGGGAATCCGTGTCCCTGCTTCTCCGCCAAGCGGACTTCACGACGTCCATCCGAACGGCGGAAGCGATCGACAATGCCTTTGGCCGGGGAACCGCGGTGCCGGTCAATGCGGGTTCGGTGAAATCGGCCGTACCGTCCAGTTTCCAAGGCAGGATCGTTGAATTCATCGCTACGCTGGAGGCCCTCGACGTTGCCGTAGATGCGCCCGCCAAGGTTGTGGTGAATGAGCGAACCGGCACTGTGGTACTGGGCGAGCACGTGCGCATTTCTACCTGTGCCATCTCTCACGGCAATCTGACAATCTCCGTGAAAAATACGTTGAATGTGTCGCAGCCTCCGGCGCCGTTGATCGGGTCAACCGGCGGCACGACAACCGTCACTCCTGATGTGCAGACCGACGTGAAAGAACAGGAAGCGCGGCTGGTCGTGGTGGATGCAACGGTGACGCTCGGAGAGGTGGTCAGTGCGCTCAATGCCGTGGGGGTGACGCCGAGGGATCTGGTTGCGATCCTCTCTGCCCTCAAGTCGGCTGGGGCTCTGCAGGCTGCATTAGAGATCATATAA